In the genome of Altererythrobacter sp. TH136, one region contains:
- the recN gene encoding DNA repair protein RecN encodes MLTRLTIRNIVLIEALDLEFRSGLGVLTGETGAGKSILLDALGLVLGNRAESGLVRAGEDKASVTATFEFAALPEAIAAALDEADVELEPGEPLILRRTLKADGGSRAFVNDQPVGVALLREIAPALVELHGQHDDRGLVNPRGHRALLDRFAGGEQGLTALWTGWRAAEDRLAAARERVATAQADQDLLLAHLAELAAIEPQAGEEERLAEARASMQKGERLSGDLEELRLLWEGSDSPLANLRVAARRLDRIASKHPLLAEALAALDRAVIEAGEAEDKLTAAGEALVHDPLALERAETRLFDLRALARKHRCEVDELPDRMREFRHQLDAIEGGEAELDSLAAAAKSAGEAYRERAVALHQVRIAAAERLDAAVAGELAPLKLDSARFRTAVTELPEDRWGPHGIDAVEFLIATNPGADFAPLNKIASGGELSRFILALKVALAEKGGAAMIFDEIDRGVGGAVASAIGERLLRLAGHEAKSGGQVLVVTHSPQVAARGRTHYVIHKSSEGTVTRTSVTLLDPAARQEEIARMLSGAEVTPEARAQADRLLEGV; translated from the coding sequence ATGCTGACGCGCCTCACCATCCGCAACATCGTGTTGATCGAGGCGCTCGATCTGGAATTTCGCAGCGGGCTGGGCGTCCTGACTGGCGAAACCGGGGCGGGCAAGTCGATTCTGCTCGACGCGCTGGGTCTCGTCCTCGGCAACCGGGCGGAAAGCGGTCTGGTGCGCGCGGGAGAAGACAAGGCGAGCGTAACCGCGACGTTCGAGTTCGCCGCGCTGCCTGAAGCCATCGCCGCCGCCCTTGACGAGGCTGACGTCGAACTGGAGCCGGGCGAGCCGCTGATCCTGCGGCGCACGCTGAAGGCGGACGGGGGTAGCCGCGCGTTCGTCAACGACCAGCCGGTGGGCGTGGCGCTGCTGCGCGAGATCGCGCCCGCGCTGGTCGAGCTGCACGGCCAGCACGACGACCGCGGGCTGGTAAACCCGCGTGGCCATCGCGCGTTGCTCGATCGGTTCGCCGGAGGGGAGCAAGGCCTCACCGCCCTGTGGACAGGGTGGCGCGCTGCCGAGGATCGGCTGGCCGCCGCGCGAGAACGGGTGGCGACGGCGCAGGCCGATCAGGACCTGCTACTCGCGCACCTCGCCGAACTCGCGGCGATCGAACCGCAGGCGGGCGAGGAAGAACGCCTGGCCGAAGCGCGCGCATCGATGCAGAAGGGCGAGCGGCTGTCGGGCGACCTCGAGGAATTGCGCCTGCTGTGGGAGGGTTCCGACTCGCCGCTGGCCAACCTGCGGGTCGCTGCTCGCCGCCTGGACCGGATCGCATCAAAACACCCGCTGCTGGCCGAAGCACTGGCGGCGCTCGACCGCGCGGTGATCGAGGCGGGGGAGGCGGAGGACAAGCTGACCGCCGCGGGCGAGGCGCTGGTGCACGATCCGCTGGCGCTGGAGCGCGCCGAAACGCGGTTGTTCGATCTTCGTGCACTGGCGCGCAAGCATCGCTGCGAAGTCGACGAGCTGCCCGACCGCATGCGCGAGTTCCGCCACCAGCTCGATGCGATCGAGGGCGGCGAGGCGGAGCTCGACTCGCTGGCCGCCGCGGCGAAATCGGCTGGCGAGGCTTATCGAGAGCGCGCCGTCGCCTTGCACCAGGTGCGGATCGCCGCGGCGGAACGACTGGACGCGGCGGTTGCGGGAGAGCTTGCACCGCTCAAACTGGATTCGGCGCGCTTCCGGACAGCGGTGACGGAGTTGCCGGAGGACCGCTGGGGGCCGCACGGGATCGACGCGGTCGAATTCCTGATCGCCACCAATCCGGGAGCTGATTTCGCCCCGCTCAACAAGATCGCGAGCGGGGGCGAACTCAGCCGCTTCATCCTCGCGCTCAAGGTTGCGCTGGCGGAGAAAGGCGGGGCAGCCATGATCTTCGACGAGATCGATCGCGGCGTCGGCGGCGCGGTGGCGAGCGCCATTGGCGAGCGGCTGTTGCGCCTCGCCGGCCACGAAGCGAAGAGCGGTGGGCAGGTGCTGGTGGTCACGCACAGCCCGCAGGTCGCCGCGCGTGGACGGACCCATTACGTGATCCACAAGTCGAGCGAGGGCACGGTGACGCGCACCTCGGTGACGCTGCTCGATCCGGCGGCGCGGCAGGAGGAGATCGCCCGGATGCTGTCCGGCGCGGAGGTCACTCCCGAAGCGCGCGCGCAAGCCGATCGGCTGTTGGAGGGAGTGTGA
- a CDS encoding alpha/beta hydrolase, producing MTAPPAAAPPLGMYGTDANLTPSKPDRVLRYADHQRAVADLRLPEGTGPFPLAVIFHGGCWKTGIADRRYMEPLATRWQQLGIATLNVDYREVGDGGGWPGSFRDWSDAEGLLRGLAEDPRLDLSRLTFVGHSAGALPAQWLAAAQGVDGPLGNRPATSGASAIVFDGPADLALDQPPFDALCQFSAVAPFMGGSEREVPQRYRAISPLNHPARLDRILFVQARLPAPNERGLEALRSAGAKVAVEMKPAATHFDVITPGAAAYDAVEPQVLAVLRAQ from the coding sequence ATGACGGCGCCTCCGGCCGCAGCACCGCCGCTGGGCATGTACGGCACCGATGCGAATCTCACGCCGTCGAAACCTGATCGCGTGCTGCGCTATGCCGACCACCAGCGCGCGGTAGCCGACCTGCGCCTGCCGGAAGGCACGGGGCCGTTCCCGCTGGCGGTGATCTTTCACGGCGGGTGCTGGAAGACGGGCATCGCCGACCGACGATACATGGAGCCGCTCGCCACCCGGTGGCAGCAACTCGGCATCGCCACCTTGAATGTCGACTACCGCGAAGTGGGCGACGGAGGGGGCTGGCCGGGAAGCTTCCGCGATTGGTCTGACGCCGAAGGCTTGCTGCGCGGACTGGCGGAAGATCCGCGGCTGGACCTTAGCCGCCTGACTTTCGTGGGACATTCGGCCGGCGCTCTGCCGGCGCAGTGGTTGGCGGCGGCCCAAGGCGTGGACGGGCCGCTTGGCAATCGCCCGGCGACATCCGGAGCCAGTGCTATCGTGTTTGACGGCCCAGCCGACCTCGCGCTGGATCAGCCACCGTTCGACGCGCTATGCCAATTTTCGGCCGTGGCTCCGTTCATGGGCGGCAGCGAGAGGGAGGTGCCGCAGCGGTATCGGGCGATCTCTCCGCTCAACCATCCGGCGCGGCTGGACCGGATCCTGTTCGTCCAGGCACGGCTGCCGGCGCCAAATGAGCGAGGCCTTGAAGCCCTGCGCTCCGCCGGAGCGAAGGTTGCGGTGGAAATGAAGCCCGCGGCGACCCA